In Pithys albifrons albifrons isolate INPA30051 chromosome 6, PitAlb_v1, whole genome shotgun sequence, a single genomic region encodes these proteins:
- the LOC139673667 gene encoding disintegrin and metalloproteinase domain-containing protein 20-like, translating into MRTLPGLLLLLGLGLSGCPAAQGARPAEPRASWVTVPRQLSPRAGTDPPALTYWLKVAGRPRVLRLQSRRGLVSRPFTLVTYGKDGTRREQHPFVRDNCFYQGEVLGSPGSLVALSACDRGLHGVLWVEHDTFQIEPIPNDPAFRHILHHMQEANSPVGPTCGLTPEVLQHQKAVLPWFKAPRAEEENEELVEGWWTHIRYLKIVVVVDNVRFVRSDRNESEVLRQVMEVINIGDILYKQLSVRLFLMGLEIWTKRNLINITRSIGKTLSDFNKWRKANLLQRISHDVAHLFAFQSFGSILGLAYLGTACDKHWSAAVDSFTERKLSTFFITFVHELGHNLGMSHDKPDCKCKRKHCIMYESNTDTDSFSDCSYKNFFDLMGRGADCLRQPPALGTFYTSKHEYCGNKIVESGEQCDCGSESICRSDPCCHPNCTLTTGSACASGKCCKNCKILPAGTLCRESTGSCDLPEYCNGISPQCPLDVYLQDGTSCLDGAYCYQGKCSSHNKQCQDLFGKQARAAPLDCFKAVNTQGDRFGNCGILNSIHFTKCSTENILCGRIQCENIVKLPPLQNHVTLIQTPVGDETCWGLDYHIGMPGADVGAVEDGTPCGGDMLCINRTCMNVSVLNYDCNMTKCHDRGVCNNRKNCHCEYGWAPPYCDLEGFGGSIDSGPPPARKTSQRAHVRLRLLIFFCLCVLGVHLTKHYRQEIAGWLSRIKAQFHRILQFFQRLKTTEVPKSTEDQQQ; encoded by the coding sequence ATGAGGACGCTgccggggctgctgctgctgctgggtctGGGGCTGTCGGGGTGCCCTGCGGCACAGGGGGCCCGGCCCGCAGAGCCCCGCGCCTCGTGGGTGACGGTACCGCGGCAGCTGAGCCCCCGGGCCGGCACCGACCCCCCGGCTCTGACCTACTGGCTGAAGGtggcggggcggccgcgggtGCTGCGCCTGCAGTCCCGGCGGGGCCTGGTGTCCCGGCCCTTCACCTTGGTCACCTACGGCAAGGACGGGACCCGCCGGGAGCAGCACCCCTTCGTGCGGGACAACTGCTTCTACCAGGGCGAGGTGCTGGGGAGCCCCGGCTCCCTGGTGGCCCTCAGCGCCTGCGACAGGGGCCTCCACGGCGTGCTCTGGGTGGAGCACGACACCTTCCAGATAGAGCCCATCCCCAACGATCCGGCCTTTCGGCACATCCTCCACCACATGCAGGAGGCCAACAGCCCCGTGGGCCCCACCTGCGGACTGACccctgaggtgctgcagcaccaaaaggctgtgctgccctggttcaaggctcccagggcagaggaggagaacGAGGAACTGGTGGAGGGCTGGTGGACACACATCAGGTATCTGAAGATAGTAGTGGTTGTGGACAACGTGAGGTTTGTGAGGTCGGACAGGAACGAATCTGAAGTCTTGAGGCAAGTCATGGAAGTCATCAACATCGGGGACATTCTGTACAAACAGCTTTCTGTCCGGCTGTTTCTTATGGGATTGGAGATTTGGACCAAAAGGAACCTTATAAATATTACTCGTTCTATCGGCAAGACACTTAGTGACTTTAACAAGTGGCGAAAGGCAAACCTGTTGCAACGGATAAGCCATGATGTTGCTCACTTATTTGCATTTCAGAGCTTTGGAAGCATACTGGGATTGGCATATTTAGGGACAGCATGCGATAAACACTGGTCAGCAGCTGTCGATTCCTTCACTGAGAGAAAGTTGTCAACATTTTTTATCACATTTGTCCATGAGCTAGGCCATAATCTTGGGATGAGCCATGATAAACCAGACTGTAAATGCAAACGAAAGCATTGCATTATGTACGAAAGCAATACTGACACTGATTCGTTCAGTGACTGCAGTTACAAAAACTTCTTTGACCTGATGGGAAGGGGCGCTGACTGCCTTCGTCAACCACCAGCACTTGGCACTTTCTACACCTCAAAGCATGAATACTGTGGGAATAAGATCGTAGAAAGTGGAGAGCAATGTGACTGTGGTTCAGAGTCAATCTGCAGAAGCGATCCTTGTTGCCACCCAAACTGTACACTTACTACAGGTTCAGCCTGTGCATCTGGAAAATGTTGCAAGAACTGTAAGATCCTTCCAGCAGGAACACTCTGCAGAGAAAGTACTGGGAGCTGTGACCTGCCAGAGTATTGCAATGGGATTTCCCCTCAGTGCCCACTGGATGTGTACCTACAAGATGGAACCTCTTGCCTTGATGGTGCTTACTGCTATCAAGGAAAATGTTCTTCCCACAATAAACAGTGTCAGGATCTCTTTGGCAAAcaagccagggctgctcctttAGATTGCTTCAAAGCAGTGAATACTCAAGGTGATCGATTTGGGAATTGTGGTATTCTTAACAGTATCCATTTTACAAAGTGCAGTACTGAGAATATCTTATGTGGTAGGATTCAATGTGAAAACATAGTCAAATTACCTCCCTTGCAGAACCATGTAACACTAATCCAAACTCCTGTTGGAGATGAAACTTGTTGGGGTCTTGACTATCACATAGGGATGCCGGGAGCTGATGTGGGAGCTGTGGAAGATGGCACACCCTGTGGCGGTGATATGCTTTGTATCAACAGGACATGTATGAATGTATCAGTGCTGAACTATGACTGTAACATGACAAAGTGTCATGACAGAGGAGTGTGTAACAATCGTAAGAACTGTCACTGCGAGTATGGCTGGGCTCCTCCATATTGTGATTTGGAAGGGTTTGGAGGTAGCATTGACAGTGGACCCCCTCCAGCCAGGAAGACTTCTCAGAGAGCACACGTAAGACTAAGACTACTTATCTTCTTTTGTCTCTGTGTCCTTGGAGTACACCTTACCAAGCATTATAGACAGGAAATAGCGGGATGGCTTAGCAGGATAAAGGCTCAATTCCACAGAATATTGCAGTTCTTTCAAAGACTGAAAACCACAGAAGTTCCTAAATCCACCGAAGACCAACAACAGTAG